aattttctatctgGGTTCTCTTTCCTTAATTGTATTCTGGAAAAGACGAATTTGCACAAAAAAACTatagtttattaataaatcttaATATCTTAACTGTTCTAATTGTTTAAGATAGTAACTATCATAATGGAAGtttaggaaataaaatatgtagataGTATGTTATCTAATACcgatcattattttttatttctgatgATTTCAAAATCTTAAGAAAATGTGATTTTGCAGTCTGTTTAATGGATTTTCAAATCGTGAGGACATTAAACGAGTTGATCGAAGCTACTAGGAAGGTCTGGAGAGAAATAGAATTAAACGTGAGTAATAACGTCGTCTATAATTATTcaagaatatttaatgaacAGTTCTTGATTAATATGGTTTTCCTTTCAGAAACTGGAAATGCGACATCTTCGacaattaattgaaaattgcgCAGCATGTCGTGTACCTCCTGGTGGGTATTGAAAGAATTACATACACGAAAGATATCTTTATTGTTAActgcttttaattttctatttgttcttcgataatattttttaatttaatttttctcaatCCTTTCCTATCTTTcgagacaattttttttagtaaCGATTTTCACAAGTGTGCAAATAgttgttaatattataaacaatgaaagagcatctaaataaatgtataatacgGCCTTACATTGCAATAAATGTACATTTCTGGCAAAATGGAATAATGTTGTGACTCGTATTCTTACTTTTTTAAGAGAATGATTAGGAATAAAGTTCCTTGAATCACTAGATTAATTCGCATGATCGGAAATCAACGCGATTAGATCGAGAAGCGACGTCTTAACTAAAACgactaatatttaaattgagGAAAATGATATTGGCAGCGTGATTATAATCTGAGAAGAAATTGCAGGAATAGAAAATGCTGAATAAACTAGGAAACTATTAAATTGTCGCGAAGACATCAAAAACTAATACAGAAACTAAACTAAAGTTGTCAAAAACAAAATAACTAATTTACGAAAACTTTTTCAAAAaacttttcaaaaaattgctcaaatgtataataatatgatgCTTAAATCGAAACTACAAATAGAACATGAAAtgatattctaaaatatttctggcatttataatatatatacgaaATACTAAAAGCTATTAATTAGATATATGTATGAAGAATATTCCATAGAAGGTATATTTTTCCTCTATGAGAAAAAAGAACTATTTTGCCTTGGGTTATAGATATTTCCAAAAATCTGTGACTCTAACTAGTTTAGTAGAGATAAATGTAGATTAACCATTAGTAATTGTAGCATTAAAGTGGATTCCAAGCACAGGCGGAAATCTGTTGAGTCGCAATATGGTCGAGGTTTCTTCTTGGAATAGCGATATCCTGACAAGTTCCTGATCCTGGTAATTCCACAGTTTCAACGATGACCACGGCGGCTCCTCCTCCTAGTTGCGATTACAAATCGCCCTGCTTCCCGGGCGCTGACTGCATTAACACACCACGCGGGCCACAGTGCGGAGCGTGCCCTCCGCAATACACCGGTGATGGATATCGTTGCGTGAAAATTAGTTGCGCGCACAACCCTTGCTTTTACGGGGTCCGTTGCTACGACCGCGCGGATGGATATAGGTACGAGTAgaatcatttaattaattacaatacaGTTCCCGGCTATTGAATTACAATCGTATGCAGAAATTTCACTTTTCGAAGTACGATATGTAGGTGTACCCATCTTTGATCCTTATATTACTTAGGGAGAAACATTTAGACAGCGCACATTGGATATCGAAAAGGATAtgaattgtaataaaatgaataacaatttttcaggTGTGGAAACTGTCCCAACGGTTACATAGGTGATGGTAAACGCTGCGAACGATTTAGAGGTGGTTGTGAGCCTCATCCTTGCTACCCGGATGTGAAATGTGATCCAATTCTTCATCCGCCGTATTTCAagtaatgaaatgaaaatgtcAAGTCAAtacataaatttctataatttaaatgaaattaattgtaatttaattgaacTTAAAgtgttaaatgtaaattacaattatctattataaagtgtaaaaaaattgaaaaggacTATTCCAAGGTTTTTGACTGAACTATAATGATATTTAGATGCGGTTCTTGCCCAAACGGATTCATGGGTAATGGATCTACGTGTGTTGATATAAATGAATGCGAGCTAGCTCAACCTTGTCATCCAGGAGTACGATGTATCAATCTTCAACCAGGATTCAAATGCGAATCTTGTCCACCAGGATTTGCTGGACCTATAGTCGAAGGAGTCGGTTTGGAAATCGCAATGGTTCGCAAGCAAATTTGCCAAGACATAAATGAATGCGAAAATAACAATGGAGGATGCGATCCATATATGACATGCATTAATACGGAGGTAGTTTTTGCAAAAATTCGTAacaattcaaataaattcaataaatacaatttaaatattgaaattatttccttattatatttttaattgtatttccAACTTAACAATTCTTATTAACACTTCAGGGGTCGTATAGATGTGGTACTTGTGGTACAGGTTACGTGGGAAACCAAACATTTGGCGATGTAAACGCTGATTGTATTTGTACCAACACCAATGAATACACATGCAGAGTAAGAAAACAAATCCAATGCTCTTTTAagtccatatatatatatatattctagaCAAAAcaatcaaattatatattaagttTACAATTTACATTAAAAGATACAATTTCTAGTGTCGCGTTGGATGGGCAGGGGATGGACTGATGTGTGGTTCGGACAGAGACAGCGATGGAATTCCTGATAGAAACCTCCGTTGTCATGATTTCCGTTGTCGTATGGACAACTGTCCATTTATACCAAATGCTGGACAAGAAGATGTGGATAGAGATGGTTTGGGTGATGCCTGTGATCCAGACGCTGATAACGATGGTATCTTGAATCCTTCGGACAACTGTCTTTTAATTCCAAACCCTAGCCAGGAAGACAGTGATCATGATTCTATTGGCGATGCCTGCGATAATTGTCCTCTAGTAAAAAATCTAAAGCAGAAGGACACTGACGATGATGGTATCGGTGACGCCTGTGACGATGACATTGATAACGATGGTGAGATTTtgaagagaaatttattttaggtTCAGTAATAGATGatagataaaattataaatttagataaatttaattaatcgataggttaatttcaaaatacctAATCGATATTGGTAAGAGTATTCTCCATTTCTAAGGatgtttttgtataaaatagaatgtcttctgaaatatttatgtgGTAAAATCGGCGAAATACTTTTTAAAGCttttttcaaagttttaaaaaaaaaaaattagacatgtagggagaaaaatattcggCCAATCGGGTTTAGCTGAAATGGGATTCGTACCCAAATTGTTTGCCGGACGGGTGCTTTTCCAATTAAGCTACCCAGAGAGTCCATCGGcgaatcttttttctctcAAATTCTTATACTTATGTATAAAGTATATGTCCACATTTTCTTACAAGCCGGCGCCAGCCTGACAATTGTGAAACTCTCGTTTGCCCACAATGCATGATTAATTATCGatactaccatataacatcgatctatacaataaatatcgatcaattaaaataaataatcattactgattaatttattactactGGGCATAAGAGAAGTTTATACTTTTTCTGAGATTTTAGAGAGAAAAATGTTCATCCAATCAGGTTTTAACTGGACCGGGATTCGAACCCGGATTTTCCCGCTTACCGAACGGGTGCTTTCCCAATTAAGCTACCTAGGCCATTAACTCatgttttcttcaaatttgttATCTATCACTAGGCGGCTATCtacaaatgttttatattgaatactttttaaaatatttttagtagaatatcttttatgatcaataacatttataatttcatagctATCTTGAATGAGAACGACAATTGTCCAAAAACAAAGAATCCAGATCAAAATGACCGCGATATGGATGGTATTGGCGATGCCTGTGATAATTGTCCTAATGTATACAATGCGGACCAATTGGACCGAGATGAAGATGGGGTAGGTGATGTTTGCGACAACGACAACGATAAAGATAGAGATGGTGTGCAAGACGATAGAGACAATTGTCCTGATATCATGAATTCAGGACAAAATGATATTGACCACGATGGTATAGGAGATGAATGCGATGATGATATGGATAATGATGGTGTGCCCAATACGATTGACAATTGTCCTTACGTTTACAATCCGGATCAACGTCGCACGCATCGTAAGTACAGAATCATTGAACCGTAAAGATTATcatataaacatttaaaaaaacattatacatatttagatGAGAATGTTGGTGATGCTTGCTGGAACGACAATGATAACGACACTGTGAAGAATTTATTAGACAATTGTCCTAACAATAGTTTGATTTGGGCAACAGATTTCAGAAAATATACTACCGTTGCTTTAGATCCTATTGGTACTGCTCAAATAGATCCTGTTTGGGTAATACACCACGAAGGGGCTGAAATTCAGCAGCTTTATAATAGTGATCCCGGGCTTGCTATTGGTAATGTagtaatttgtattaatttatatccattaatcaatttatttatttattatagtagCTGCAAAAGGTATTTGTACACAGTTACATTTACTACAGCATTtacgtaatattaattaattagatccaagtgtattaaatttcatatcatttACTAATACCCTCGGTtgcaaaaatttgatattataaaagtgaaatataaaatctcaTAAAAAACGTTTcataagaagataaaaatatgtatttagtatttacaAAAATGCTTCGTGTAGTTACTGTATAATGATTATCAGATTAACGgatatgaaattttgtttctctgAATTTAGCAGACtaatatcatttaatttacTAATCATATTAAAGGAcacatttgaaattt
This genomic window from Bombus fervidus isolate BK054 chromosome 5, iyBomFerv1, whole genome shotgun sequence contains:
- the Tsp gene encoding thrombospondin translates to MHIIASLIFAILFVVYVADCNVKLDKGLATSLRETWDYNDFVIVALNTKSKKKQSEAAIDILLAVKYEKSKTKMIFKFDRQTNRIIYERTNRNGHRTTEHLEIQNVNAPWKKIIVFVHQNKPDPEIDIYVDCIYQGMLHLKESFRKVAENEDDSLVEVFRERRSHVKVYPLLSVSDALKQENCPNYLTGLGTLSDGYKESVESDESIPTSINNHSDSNSDEFSLEVNPSRRKSGNNENSTTETSDTSEDTSSFEDVGDPDFKQSSQSKHNYHPVEHPKKYHSVSEVETNREDVSSHVKRLRQKTRSEYFDGPFYENPMEWNNFDELDPLSQSNMYHKRFPRRGDIGIQSLNEKVCLMDFQIVRTLNELIEATRKVWREIELNKLEMRHLRQLIENCAACRVPPVSTMTTAAPPPSCDYKSPCFPGADCINTPRGPQCGACPPQYTGDGYRCVKISCAHNPCFYGVRCYDRADGYRCGNCPNGYIGDGKRCERFRGGCEPHPCYPDVKCDPILHPPYFKCGSCPNGFMGNGSTCVDINECELAQPCHPGVRCINLQPGFKCESCPPGFAGPIVEGVGLEIAMVRKQICQDINECENNNGGCDPYMTCINTEGSYRCGTCGTGYVGNQTFGDVNADCICTNTNEYTCRCRVGWAGDGLMCGSDRDSDGIPDRNLRCHDFRCRMDNCPFIPNAGQEDVDRDGLGDACDPDADNDGILNPSDNCLLIPNPSQEDSDHDSIGDACDNCPLVKNLKQKDTDDDGIGDACDDDIDNDAILNENDNCPKTKNPDQNDRDMDGIGDACDNCPNVYNADQLDRDEDGVGDVCDNDNDKDRDGVQDDRDNCPDIMNSGQNDIDHDGIGDECDDDMDNDGVPNTIDNCPYVYNPDQRRTHHENVGDACWNDNDNDTVKNLLDNCPNNSLIWATDFRKYTTVALDPIGTAQIDPVWVIHHEGAEIQQLYNSDPGLAIGPDIFSGVDFEGTFFIDDDGDDDYVGFVFSYQDNRRFYVACWKKGQQPYWMPSPFRAVGEPGVFLKLVNSNTGPGEFLRNSLWHNEDVPNQVKILWHDPKKIGWKERTPYRWHLLHRPKIGLIRFRLYQGKQLVADSGNVYDSTLKGGRLGVYCFSQEKITWSNLLYTCKETVPKLVWNELPANLKKEVNVEMNN